A DNA window from Haliovirga abyssi contains the following coding sequences:
- a CDS encoding potassium channel family protein: MKQFLVVGLGRFGTSVASTLFENDESILALDKNEDIVQESINNNLIDNGITVDATDMNTLKNLGVSNFDVAFVCIGTNIQDSILITLNLKELGIPKIIAKALTEAHGKVLKKIGADEIIFPEVYMGQRVALKEIDPNILEHIKFSDKHILVEIKAPNKFYGKTLEKLALRKKYNINIIGIKRSDKELEINPMGDTKIENGDTLIAITDSKTAKELEEL, encoded by the coding sequence ATGAAACAGTTTTTAGTGGTAGGTCTTGGTCGATTTGGGACAAGTGTTGCAAGTACATTATTTGAAAATGATGAAAGTATATTAGCGTTAGATAAAAATGAAGATATAGTACAAGAATCTATAAACAATAACTTAATTGATAATGGAATCACTGTAGATGCAACAGATATGAATACTTTAAAAAATTTAGGAGTAAGTAATTTTGATGTAGCATTTGTATGTATAGGGACTAATATCCAAGATAGTATATTAATAACGTTAAATTTGAAAGAATTGGGCATTCCTAAAATAATAGCAAAAGCTTTAACCGAAGCACATGGAAAAGTTTTGAAAAAAATTGGAGCAGATGAGATTATATTTCCAGAAGTATATATGGGGCAAAGGGTAGCGTTAAAAGAGATTGATCCTAATATTTTGGAACATATAAAATTTTCAGATAAACATATTTTGGTAGAGATAAAAGCACCAAATAAATTTTACGGAAAGACATTAGAGAAATTGGCATTAAGAAAAAAATACAATATTAATATAATAGGAATAAAAAGAAGCGATAAAGAATTGGAAATAAATCCAATGGGAGATACAAAAATAGAGAATGGAGATACATTAATAGCTATCACTGATTCAAAAACAGCAAAAGAACTAGAAGAGCTATAA
- the mnmG gene encoding tRNA uridine-5-carboxymethylaminomethyl(34) synthesis enzyme MnmG, whose product MFNYDVLVVGAGHAGCEAALAAARMGLKTGIFTITLDNIGVMSCNPSVGGPAKGHLVKEIDALGGEMARNADKTSIQVRVLNTKKGPAVRALRIQADKKLYHMEMKKTLENTDNLDVIQGLVTDILVEDSKIIGLRIKEGMEYRSKTIVIATGTFMRGLIHIGNTKFRGGRMGELPSDELPESLEKIGLNLGRFKTGTPPRIDARTINYEKVEEQPGDIGILKFSKRTSDEETLSKKQVPCYITYTNEKVHNFVLDNIDRAPLFNGSIQGVGPRYCPSIEDKIVRHQDKARHHIFLEPEGYNTNEIYVNGMATSLPTDIQYEMLQNMVGLEKSKIMRYGYAIEYDYILPEELKYTLETKKIKGLFLAGQINGTSGYEEAASQGLIAGINAGLLVQGKEQIILDRADSYIGTLIDDLVTKGTKEPYRMFTARSEYRLVLREDNADLRLTEIGYKIGLVPEKEYNRVKEKEKNVKETIELMENINVGPSNEKIQKLLDEIGETRLKSGTTAKELLKRPKIKYENLKNIFDEIKEFYRETEEQIEIQVKYEGYIEKQLKMIEKHKKLENKKIYDDFNYDNVMGLTNEAREKLKKIRPINVGQASRISGVSPADIAILILYVEGKKR is encoded by the coding sequence TTGTTTAATTATGATGTATTAGTTGTTGGGGCAGGTCATGCTGGATGTGAAGCAGCGCTTGCAGCAGCAAGAATGGGGTTGAAAACAGGAATTTTTACAATAACTTTAGATAATATAGGAGTAATGTCTTGTAATCCTTCTGTAGGAGGACCTGCAAAAGGTCATCTTGTTAAGGAGATAGATGCACTTGGTGGAGAAATGGCAAGAAATGCAGACAAAACATCTATTCAAGTTAGGGTGTTAAATACAAAAAAAGGACCAGCAGTTAGAGCTTTAAGAATTCAAGCTGATAAAAAACTTTATCATATGGAAATGAAAAAAACATTAGAAAATACAGATAACTTAGACGTTATTCAAGGATTGGTTACAGATATATTAGTAGAAGATTCTAAGATAATTGGATTAAGAATAAAAGAAGGTATGGAATATAGAAGCAAAACAATAGTTATAGCAACAGGTACATTTATGAGAGGGCTAATACATATTGGAAACACTAAATTTAGAGGTGGAAGAATGGGTGAACTTCCTTCTGATGAGTTGCCAGAATCACTAGAAAAAATTGGGCTAAATTTAGGCAGATTTAAAACAGGTACGCCTCCAAGAATTGATGCTAGAACAATAAATTATGAAAAAGTAGAAGAGCAACCTGGAGATATTGGGATTTTAAAATTTTCAAAGAGAACTTCTGATGAGGAAACTTTGAGTAAAAAACAGGTACCTTGCTACATAACATACACAAATGAAAAAGTTCATAATTTTGTATTGGATAATATAGATAGAGCTCCTCTTTTTAATGGTTCAATACAAGGGGTTGGACCTAGATATTGTCCTTCTATTGAAGATAAAATAGTAAGACATCAAGATAAAGCAAGGCATCATATATTTTTAGAACCAGAAGGGTACAATACTAATGAGATATATGTAAATGGTATGGCAACAAGTTTACCAACAGATATACAGTATGAAATGTTACAAAATATGGTTGGATTAGAAAAAAGCAAGATAATGAGATATGGGTATGCAATTGAATATGATTATATACTTCCAGAAGAATTAAAATATACTTTAGAGACAAAAAAAATAAAAGGATTATTTTTAGCAGGACAAATAAATGGAACTTCTGGATATGAAGAAGCGGCATCTCAAGGATTAATTGCAGGTATAAACGCAGGATTATTGGTACAAGGAAAAGAACAAATTATATTAGATAGAGCAGATTCGTATATAGGGACTTTAATTGATGATTTAGTAACAAAAGGGACAAAAGAACCATATAGAATGTTTACAGCTAGATCAGAATACAGACTTGTTTTAAGAGAAGATAATGCAGATTTAAGATTAACAGAAATTGGATATAAAATAGGTCTAGTACCAGAAAAAGAATATAATAGAGTTAAAGAAAAAGAAAAAAATGTTAAAGAGACTATTGAATTAATGGAAAATATAAATGTGGGGCCATCTAATGAAAAAATTCAAAAATTATTAGATGAAATTGGAGAAACTAGATTAAAAAGTGGGACTACAGCGAAAGAGTTGTTAAAAAGGCCTAAAATTAAATATGAAAATTTAAAAAATATATTTGATGAAATAAAAGAATTTTATAGAGAAACAGAAGAGCAAATTGAAATACAAGTGAAATATGAAGGATATATTGAAAAACAGTTAAAAATGATAGAAAAACATAAAAAATTAGAAAACAAAAAAATATATGATGATTTTAATTATGATAATGTTATGGGATTAACAAACGAAGCAAGAGAAAAACTAAAAAAAATTAGACCTATAAATGTTGGACAAGCATCAAGGATTTCAGGGGTATCTCCAGCGGATATAGCTATATTAATACTTTATGTAGAGGGAAAGAAAAGATGA
- the rsmG gene encoding 16S rRNA (guanine(527)-N(7))-methyltransferase RsmG: MKKILEKGLGIINLKLDEKTMDKLCVYGEFLQKKNKIVNLTSIIDDEGIIEKHFIDSLLLQKYLENYEGVEIKNVIDVGTGAGFPGMVLAIVNPNINFTLIDSIGKKVEFLKELKEKLGIENVNIYKTRAEDFIKENREKFDIGVCRAVSELRVILEYIIPFLKVGGSFLAQKVNYEQELEEAKNALELLNGEVIKIDKMRLPFNGENRVVLNIKKTKTTDKRYPRRAGIPVKRPL; this comes from the coding sequence ATGAAAAAAATATTAGAAAAAGGGTTAGGAATAATTAATTTAAAATTAGATGAAAAAACTATGGATAAATTATGTGTTTATGGAGAGTTTTTGCAAAAAAAAAATAAGATTGTGAACTTAACATCTATAATAGATGATGAAGGAATAATAGAAAAACATTTTATTGATTCATTGTTATTGCAAAAATATTTGGAAAATTATGAAGGTGTAGAAATTAAAAATGTTATAGATGTTGGAACTGGAGCTGGTTTTCCAGGTATGGTACTAGCAATTGTAAATCCTAATATAAATTTTACTTTAATAGATTCAATAGGAAAAAAAGTAGAGTTTTTAAAAGAGTTAAAAGAAAAATTAGGAATAGAAAATGTGAATATTTATAAAACAAGAGCAGAAGATTTTATTAAAGAAAATCGGGAAAAATTTGATATTGGAGTTTGTAGAGCAGTATCGGAGTTAAGAGTTATTTTAGAGTATATAATTCCTTTTTTAAAAGTTGGGGGTTCTTTTTTAGCACAAAAAGTTAATTATGAACAAGAGTTAGAAGAGGCAAAGAATGCTTTAGAATTATTAAATGGAGAAGTTATAAAAATAGATAAAATGAGATTGCCATTTAATGGTGAAAATAGAGTTGTATTAAATATAAAAAAAACTAAAACGACAGACAAAAGATATCCGAGAAGAGCAGGAATACCGGTAAAAAGACCATTATAA
- a CDS encoding ParA family protein has product MKVISILNQKGGVGKTTTTVNLSSYLAKMGKRVLLVDMDPQGNATTGIGIDKSELENSIYNLILDDVAIKKIIINRKENLDVLPAKIDLAGAEIELVGKISRETRLKKKLDEIKNEYDVVLIDCPPSLGLLTLNALTASNDIIIPIQCEFYALEGLSQLLNTINLIKKELNPELNIAKILLTMYDKRLKLSEEVSNEIRTYFKEKVFENVIPRNIKLTEAPSYGKTIDEYDMNSNGAKAYYEIAKEVINSGII; this is encoded by the coding sequence ATGAAAGTAATATCTATTTTAAATCAAAAAGGTGGAGTGGGGAAGACAACAACAACAGTTAATTTGTCAAGTTATTTAGCTAAAATGGGAAAAAGAGTATTATTGGTAGATATGGATCCACAAGGAAATGCAACTACTGGAATTGGAATTGATAAATCAGAATTAGAAAATTCAATATACAACCTTATATTAGATGATGTAGCAATAAAAAAAATTATAATTAATAGAAAAGAAAATTTAGATGTTTTACCAGCAAAAATAGATTTAGCAGGAGCTGAAATAGAATTAGTTGGGAAAATATCTAGAGAAACAAGACTAAAAAAGAAATTAGATGAAATTAAAAATGAGTATGATGTTGTATTGATAGATTGTCCACCTTCTTTGGGGCTACTGACATTAAATGCACTTACAGCATCTAATGATATAATAATACCAATACAATGTGAATTTTATGCATTAGAGGGTTTGAGCCAACTGTTAAATACAATAAATCTTATAAAAAAAGAGTTAAATCCTGAATTGAATATAGCTAAAATATTACTTACAATGTATGATAAAAGATTGAAACTATCTGAGGAAGTTTCAAATGAAATTAGAACTTATTTTAAAGAAAAAGTATTTGAAAATGTAATTCCAAGAAATATAAAATTAACAGAAGCACCAAGTTATGGAAAAACTATAGACGAATATGATATGAATTCAAATGGAGCAAAAGCATATTATGAAATTGCAAAGGAAGTGATAAATAGTGGAATCATCTAA
- a CDS encoding ParB/RepB/Spo0J family partition protein — MESSKSSKTRLGKGLNALIKSDKNDSEKNSSNYILEIEIDKVKPNPLQPRKKFDESKIIELASSIKENGILQPIIVREKGDIYEIIAGERRYRASLYLKLEKISVIVKNAAEDESLELAIIENIQREDLNPIEEGEAYQSLIVKYGYTQEVLANKLGKKRSTITNTLRLLKLSTKIKQDIIVGKISSGHARALLSLKDEDEQEKLSNKITKEKLSVRETEKLIKLKKVVKNEKVKHREKSIETIEVEKKLTEYLGAKVRIKKMKDKKGQIVIEYYSNGDLERLLETICITK, encoded by the coding sequence GTGGAATCATCTAAGTCATCTAAAACAAGATTAGGAAAAGGATTAAATGCCTTAATAAAAAGTGATAAAAATGACTCAGAAAAAAACAGTTCAAATTATATATTAGAGATAGAGATTGATAAAGTAAAGCCGAACCCACTGCAGCCAAGAAAAAAATTTGATGAAAGTAAAATTATAGAGTTGGCATCTTCTATTAAGGAAAATGGGATATTACAACCTATAATCGTTAGAGAAAAAGGAGATATATATGAAATAATTGCTGGGGAAAGAAGATATAGAGCATCTTTATATTTAAAATTAGAAAAAATTTCAGTTATAGTTAAGAATGCTGCAGAAGATGAAAGTTTAGAATTAGCTATTATAGAAAATATTCAAAGAGAGGATCTAAATCCTATTGAAGAAGGAGAAGCTTATCAGTCATTGATAGTTAAATATGGTTATACTCAAGAAGTGTTAGCAAATAAATTGGGAAAAAAAAGAAGTACAATAACGAATACATTAAGATTATTAAAGTTATCCACTAAAATAAAGCAAGATATTATTGTGGGGAAAATTTCTTCGGGACATGCAAGAGCGTTATTATCATTAAAAGATGAAGATGAACAAGAGAAACTATCTAATAAAATAACAAAAGAAAAGTTATCAGTAAGAGAAACTGAAAAGTTAATAAAATTAAAAAAAGTTGTGAAGAATGAAAAAGTAAAACATAGAGAGAAAAGTATTGAAACAATAGAGGTAGAAAAAAAGCTAACAGAATATTTAGGAGCTAAAGTTAGAATAAAAAAAATGAAAGACAAAAAAGGACAGATAGTTATAGAATATTATTCAAATGGGGATTTGGAAAGATTATTGGAAACAATTTGTATAACAAAATAA
- a CDS encoding HDOD domain-containing protein, with product MAQDNDRIKKIISKIDDLPTLPIVVTQLMELVDNPMSTARDINNVIKTDQSLTAKTLKLVNSAYYGFPRSIATVTDAVVILGFNTVRSLALSATVCKMFSGKTESFDRGELWEHSIAVAFASRIIAKKVKYQEEEEAFVVGLLHDIAKIVEDQYFHDDFVKAIEESKSKKIDLTVAEKEYIGMDHSLIGRRVADKWSLPSKVTKVIGYHHQPQFAGVGEDKVLASIVHVADVVVKIRKIGNSGNYGPLSINKAAVETLKISKKDLADTVQKLVVEMKKAADFLKIVQE from the coding sequence ATGGCTCAAGATAATGATAGAATAAAAAAAATAATATCAAAAATAGATGATTTGCCAACACTTCCAATTGTAGTTACGCAGTTAATGGAATTAGTGGATAATCCTATGAGTACAGCAAGAGATATTAATAATGTAATAAAAACTGACCAATCTTTAACTGCCAAAACATTAAAATTGGTAAATTCAGCTTATTATGGGTTTCCAAGATCAATAGCAACTGTTACAGATGCAGTAGTAATATTAGGGTTTAATACAGTACGTAGTTTGGCTCTTAGTGCTACAGTTTGTAAAATGTTTTCTGGAAAAACAGAAAGTTTTGATAGAGGAGAACTTTGGGAGCACTCAATTGCAGTAGCATTTGCATCTAGAATTATAGCAAAAAAAGTAAAATATCAAGAGGAAGAAGAAGCGTTTGTTGTGGGACTTTTGCATGATATTGCTAAAATTGTAGAAGATCAATATTTTCATGATGATTTTGTGAAAGCAATAGAAGAATCAAAAAGTAAAAAAATAGATTTAACAGTAGCTGAAAAAGAGTATATAGGAATGGATCATTCGTTAATAGGTAGAAGAGTAGCTGATAAATGGAGTTTACCTTCTAAGGTTACAAAAGTAATAGGGTATCATCATCAACCACAGTTTGCAGGAGTAGGAGAAGATAAAGTATTAGCCTCAATAGTTCATGTGGCAGATGTTGTAGTTAAAATAAGAAAAATTGGAAATAGTGGAAATTATGGTCCATTGTCAATAAATAAAGCTGCAGTAGAAACATTAAAAATATCAAAAAAAGATTTAGCAGACACTGTACAAAAATTAGTAGTTGAGATGAAGAAAGCAGCTGATTTTTTAAAGATAGTTCAAGAATAG
- a CDS encoding ABC transporter ATP-binding protein, with translation MISLNSVNVILSSKEILKDITMEVKEGEVFSILGPSGCGKSVLLQNIIGLMKPNKGEIIIDNIDITKCNKKELNQIRKKCGFLFQHSALFDSMTIEENLAFPVLQHTNLSYDIIKEKINEKLKIVGLNGINDKKPSELSGGMQKRAALARSIILEPKYMFYDEPTTGLDPIMSNVINDLIIDLNKRLNITSIVVTHDMKSAFKVSDRLGLLYNGEIIVQGDKEYMKKIDDPYFLQFIEGETNGPIDLNFIKR, from the coding sequence ATGATTAGTTTGAATTCTGTAAATGTGATTTTGAGTTCTAAAGAGATATTAAAAGATATAACAATGGAAGTAAAAGAAGGAGAAGTTTTTTCTATATTAGGGCCTTCTGGATGTGGAAAAAGTGTTTTGCTACAAAATATCATTGGATTAATGAAACCTAACAAAGGTGAAATTATTATTGACAATATAGATATAACTAAATGTAATAAAAAAGAATTAAATCAAATAAGAAAAAAATGTGGATTTTTATTTCAGCATTCTGCTTTATTTGATTCAATGACAATAGAAGAAAATTTAGCATTTCCAGTTTTACAACATACAAATTTAAGTTATGATATAATAAAAGAAAAAATAAATGAAAAATTAAAAATAGTAGGGTTAAATGGTATAAATGATAAAAAGCCATCAGAATTATCAGGAGGGATGCAAAAGAGAGCAGCTCTTGCGAGAAGTATAATATTAGAACCTAAGTATATGTTTTATGATGAGCCAACAACTGGATTAGATCCAATAATGTCAAATGTAATAAATGATTTGATAATAGATTTAAATAAACGATTAAATATTACATCAATTGTAGTGACTCATGATATGAAATCTGCTTTTAAAGTTTCAGATAGATTAGGGCTTTTATATAACGGAGAAATTATAGTTCAAGGAGACAAAGAGTATATGAAAAAGATAGATGACCCATACTTTTTACAATTTATTGAAGGTGAAACAAATGGGCCTATAGATTTAAATTTTATAAAGAGGTGA
- a CDS encoding MlaD family protein has translation MIKIVKKETFIGIFVFISIIALIIFLFSLGKISLSSNYYVVKVSYKDVSNLEIGTPVLLAGVKVGKVKNIYLDDGKVIVELYIKKNIKIRKGAKVAIFLKGVMGDLIVSIYNPLKGDEYYKNKDVLEGIDPISLNTLVDQLSETIVIINGLKDTIDKLPIKETKELIINLNKASKSLDKTLLESNKLIKVSSLILNENKKNINLLLNEMISFMKKLDSIIDSNNKNLKMVYNSILLTINNTQKILDDNSDNISGVSKNLKLITEELLEVIKSLSKDDISKVSKGIVGITDNIDKIVNSINGSLNEENKGKVSKSLKNIEDLSDKLKKYTNNKIKKEINLEYTNKNNKINGNIKLELKNENSNYFVGVNSGEFSDKLKNFNLTLGKYFDRTKIGIKFRTDGYMGTLIKYEINKKLYLTGDFNNLENKEVIIGTDFYFKNSKIYLRYELENFLHIGIGYEF, from the coding sequence GTGATTAAAATAGTTAAGAAAGAAACTTTTATTGGAATTTTTGTATTTATAAGTATTATAGCGTTAATTATTTTTTTATTTAGTTTAGGAAAAATAAGTTTATCTTCAAATTATTATGTTGTAAAAGTAAGTTATAAAGATGTTAGTAATTTAGAAATAGGTACTCCAGTATTATTAGCAGGAGTGAAAGTTGGAAAAGTAAAAAATATATATTTAGATGATGGAAAAGTTATAGTTGAATTATATATTAAAAAAAATATCAAAATAAGAAAAGGGGCAAAAGTTGCTATATTTTTAAAAGGTGTAATGGGAGATTTGATAGTTAGTATATATAATCCATTAAAAGGGGATGAATATTATAAGAATAAAGATGTTCTTGAAGGGATTGATCCAATATCTTTAAATACATTAGTAGACCAGCTATCAGAAACTATAGTAATAATCAATGGTTTAAAGGATACTATTGATAAATTACCAATAAAAGAAACAAAAGAATTGATAATAAATTTAAATAAAGCATCAAAAAGTTTAGATAAAACATTATTGGAAAGTAATAAATTAATAAAAGTAAGCAGTTTAATATTAAATGAGAATAAGAAAAATATAAATTTATTATTAAATGAAATGATAAGTTTTATGAAAAAATTAGATTCTATTATAGATAGTAATAATAAAAACTTAAAAATGGTATATAACTCTATATTATTAACTATTAATAATACGCAAAAGATATTAGATGATAATTCAGATAATATATCAGGAGTTTCTAAAAATTTAAAATTAATAACAGAAGAACTTTTAGAAGTAATAAAAAGTTTATCAAAAGATGACATTAGTAAAGTATCAAAAGGTATAGTTGGTATAACTGATAATATTGACAAGATAGTAAATAGTATAAACGGTTCATTAAATGAAGAAAATAAAGGTAAAGTTTCTAAAAGTTTAAAAAATATAGAAGATTTAAGTGATAAATTAAAAAAATATACTAATAATAAAATAAAAAAAGAGATTAATTTAGAATATACAAATAAAAATAATAAAATTAATGGGAATATAAAGCTAGAATTAAAAAATGAAAATAGTAATTATTTTGTAGGAGTAAATAGTGGAGAGTTTTCTGATAAATTAAAAAATTTTAATTTGACTTTAGGGAAATATTTTGATAGAACTAAAATAGGAATTAAATTTAGAACTGATGGGTATATGGGAACTTTAATAAAATATGAAATAAATAAAAAATTATATTTAACTGGAGATTTTAATAATTTGGAGAATAAAGAAGTGATTATAGGCACAGATTTTTACTTTAAAAATAGTAAAATATATTTAAGATACGAATTAGAAAACTTCCTTCATATTGGGATAGGATATGAATTTTAA
- a CDS encoding BamA/OMP85 family outer membrane protein, producing the protein MKKLILILNLLILSIAFGDSGTLIKNIEITSNKEVPNEIILNSMKLKKGMEFKSNEMINDYISIKNLEYIKDLEIYPKVEDNGINLMINVVEVEGVKKLLKDKGIVPNSEREKIDKNMIVQSIEVFGNSKVKKKDIIKEIPFTIGSYFSKTKTLEGKNKILAMGYFRDVSPEVLKYKDGIYIKYRVLENPILKGVKIEGNTLIGTKELLSKFNTKIGDIYNINILRKDIDSVTKSYVDKGYFLATVYDVALDNDFNLNIKVSEGILKDIKYEKIIEKTKDNAVSMSKELKTKKYILDREVSLEKGKPMEIAKYKESVKNIFRLGFFKDIKPDFIRDKNDPRYITLVLHLNENRSGSIQGGVSYGNSIGLTGNISVQDNNFMGKSQNLNLKFEVSSKNKKLYELSFYDPWIKGSNHLSFGSGLYRTEVQNSEKSDLDSVYTNKNGIRFSIGKGLTNRIRLSIGTKLEEVTEYNGSHEEIDKYSLLTLYPTIYYDNRDNYLDPKSGEYAKFSTTYGKVFGRTNYYLMDSEFRKYHKFLTDKNHMAYRVLWGYASEETPKSQIYAVGGGNSLRGYTSYDYEGNFELVLNIENRYQIDDNVQGVIFYDVGRTWTLFKDFSGLKDIKMGYGIGLRVKTPLGPLRFDYGWPINDKDKSGGKFYFNIGQLF; encoded by the coding sequence TTGAAGAAATTAATTTTAATTTTAAATTTATTAATTTTAAGTATTGCATTTGGAGATAGTGGAACATTAATAAAAAATATAGAAATAACATCAAATAAAGAGGTTCCTAATGAAATAATTTTAAATAGTATGAAGCTAAAAAAAGGGATGGAATTTAAATCCAATGAAATGATAAATGATTATATTTCCATAAAAAATTTAGAATATATAAAAGATTTAGAAATATATCCTAAAGTGGAAGATAATGGTATAAATTTAATGATAAATGTAGTGGAAGTAGAAGGTGTAAAAAAATTATTAAAAGATAAAGGGATTGTGCCAAATTCAGAAAGAGAAAAGATTGATAAAAATATGATTGTTCAGTCAATAGAAGTATTTGGAAATTCTAAAGTAAAGAAAAAAGATATAATAAAGGAAATACCATTTACAATTGGAAGTTATTTTTCAAAAACAAAAACTTTAGAGGGGAAAAATAAAATATTAGCTATGGGTTATTTCAGAGATGTTAGCCCAGAAGTATTAAAATATAAAGACGGAATATATATAAAATATAGAGTTTTAGAAAATCCAATATTAAAAGGTGTAAAAATAGAAGGAAATACATTAATTGGTACAAAAGAGCTTTTAAGTAAATTCAATACAAAAATTGGAGATATATACAATATTAATATATTGAGAAAAGATATTGATAGTGTTACAAAATCTTATGTTGATAAAGGTTATTTTCTTGCTACAGTATATGATGTGGCATTAGACAATGATTTTAATTTAAATATAAAGGTTTCAGAAGGAATATTAAAAGATATAAAATATGAAAAAATAATAGAAAAAACAAAAGATAATGCAGTAAGTATGTCAAAAGAATTAAAAACTAAAAAATATATTTTAGATAGAGAAGTTTCACTAGAAAAAGGGAAGCCAATGGAGATTGCTAAATACAAAGAAAGTGTAAAAAATATATTTAGATTGGGATTTTTTAAAGATATTAAACCTGACTTTATAAGAGATAAAAATGATCCAAGATATATAACATTGGTATTGCATTTAAATGAAAATAGAAGTGGTTCTATTCAAGGAGGAGTTTCATATGGAAATTCTATAGGATTAACTGGTAATATTAGTGTACAAGATAATAATTTTATGGGAAAATCACAAAATTTAAATTTGAAATTTGAGGTATCTTCAAAAAATAAAAAGTTATACGAACTTAGTTTTTATGATCCTTGGATAAAGGGCAGCAATCATCTATCTTTTGGTTCGGGACTATATAGAACAGAAGTTCAGAATTCGGAAAAATCAGATTTAGATTCAGTGTATACAAATAAAAATGGAATTAGATTTTCAATAGGAAAAGGATTAACAAATAGAATTAGATTAAGTATAGGTACAAAACTAGAAGAAGTAACAGAATATAATGGATCACATGAGGAAATAGATAAATATTCTCTCTTGACATTATACCCTACAATATATTATGATAATAGAGATAATTATTTGGATCCTAAATCAGGAGAATATGCAAAATTTAGTACTACTTATGGAAAAGTATTTGGAAGAACAAATTATTATTTAATGGATTCAGAGTTTAGAAAATATCATAAATTTTTAACAGATAAAAATCATATGGCGTATAGAGTGTTATGGGGATATGCCAGCGAAGAAACACCTAAGTCACAAATATATGCTGTTGGTGGTGGTAACAGCTTAAGAGGATATACAAGTTATGATTATGAAGGTAATTTTGAATTAGTATTAAACATAGAAAATAGGTATCAAATTGATGATAATGTTCAAGGTGTCATATTTTATGATGTAGGAAGAACTTGGACACTATTCAAAGATTTTAGTGGATTAAAAGATATAAAAATGGGATATGGAATAGGTCTTAGAGTAAAAACTCCATTAGGGCCATTAAGATTTGATTATGGATGGCCGATAAATGATAAAGATAAGAGTGGTGGTAAGTTTTATTTTAATATAGGGCAATTATTTTAG
- a CDS encoding OmpH family outer membrane protein — MKKIAVVISSLLISASIFAGGLGKVDTQKVLSKYPETQRTQQFLQSQKEKMQKDLDAGKEKVANYQKELEQKGDKATKEEKDKLDKMKSEFAKNYKGMQSSLDQLQYTMYEKLKSDINLAIKQVAKKDQLDAIFDSAVVYYGATDVTDDVIKFLSGVEKIDLSK; from the coding sequence ATGAAAAAAATAGCAGTAGTTATATCATCATTATTAATAAGTGCATCAATATTTGCAGGAGGATTAGGTAAGGTAGATACTCAAAAAGTTCTATCTAAATATCCAGAGACACAAAGAACACAACAATTTTTACAATCTCAAAAAGAAAAAATGCAAAAAGATTTAGATGCAGGAAAAGAAAAAGTCGCAAATTATCAAAAAGAACTAGAACAAAAAGGGGATAAAGCTACAAAAGAAGAGAAAGATAAATTAGATAAAATGAAATCAGAATTTGCAAAAAATTATAAAGGAATGCAAAGTAGTTTAGACCAATTACAATATACAATGTATGAAAAATTAAAATCAGATATAAATTTAGCAATAAAACAAGTTGCTAAAAAAGATCAATTAGATGCGATATTTGATAGTGCTGTTGTATATTATGGAGCAACAGATGTAACAGACGATGTAATAAAATTTTTATCAGGAGTTGAAAAAATAGATTTAAGTAAGTAG